GAGATTGATGATCTTGCTAAATTCAACGAAAGTCAAAATAATGGCGAATCGCAAATATAAATCTGATCCATTTTGTTGCACTAGCACTAACAGAAAATCTTTTGTTCACTTTCTTTATACTCTCGTACAAGATATTgcggtacctacttatatatctCTGGTTGGAAAGTTTTACGATTTCGATTACGTCTATCGAGTACAATACGTATCGGTCGAATTAATTAAGCTGGATGGCAAGAACAGTTTCAAGTTATCAAATGTGTTTCAGcattaaagttatattttacaGTAGAGGTTTTACTGCTTAACGATTTCTCCGGAGGCGCAACGAGAACAAGACGAATGGCGAGTATGCGCGGACTCTGTAATTGATTTATTCTTATAATGATCGCCTTTCCCAAGCAGCGGCGCGATGATAAAGGTGTGGCGAGCTAGGCTAGGGAGTTGTTATCGCGAGCCTATTTCCGGCCGTCACCGGGCTGCTGTCGCGGCTCGCGACGCGATCATCGCGCGATACATTTGTCGGCGCACACCCGACACCAGCAGCGGTCGCCGCGATGCGCTGATCCATATCGACGCGAGCGCAACACGCCAATTGCATACCGATAATCTAATGAAATCCTTTCTAGATATTCGTCTCTCTTATCTCGAATTCATATGAGCGAGACCTCCCCTAATTCTAATTTTGAACGAGGTGACGGTTTTGCCACTTGGAGAGTACGTGAAGATCCATATCCGTATGTAGGCGAGCAGCTCGCGGCGGCATGCAAAGTGACGTTTCTATTTGTCGTATCTCTGCTAGATCTGTCTCGGCGTGTGTCGTAATCGTAACGCGGCGAGATCGGCGCGACACAAAGGAGCCGAGATGTACGGCCGGCATAATGGCCGCTCACGTCACAGCCCTCACCAGCGAGCGGTGCAAGCCGAGAGCGATGCATATCTACGCACCGGCTCTGTAAATGGGCTGTTTTGGGTATCTACTCGCTAATGAAGCACAGGCATGCATGGCGAAACTGGCCTGTGGATGCACAGATATGATTGCAGCCTCAGCAGTCGTATTGTCTGCGAAGCTGTTAGCTTCGTTACTTTATGGAAATGAGACGACGGCAGGCAGACATACATTACCTGCAAATATTACTCGCTGGACTAGATCTCCTGTGAATATGTCTCACAGAGTTTAATGAAGATTGCGGGTGTAGGCTGGTGTGCGTTGGTTAACTGTCATTCAAGTACTTAACTGAGATAAACGTACCTGTTCATGTTTCTTAAGATAAGAGAGCCTCGGGAAGGCCTTGTCGCAGAACTGGCACTGGTAGGGGGTGTGCTCGGTGGCGCCGAGCGTGAAGGGTGGCTCGGCCTCGGCGTCGGCGGCGTCGGCCGAGGTGGGCGTGGAGGCGGGTGACGGCGAGGGCTCCGGCGTCGACGACGGCCAAGAGCTGCCCGCCGTGCTGCCCACGCTGCCCAGCGCCTCTGTCAACACACAACCGATAACGATCATCAGTCATTTATCAGCTCTCAACAACAACTTTTTAGCTATTTAGCTCTTTAGCTATCGATAGTTGTGTTTCTAAAGAAAGGGGAACAACTCAAATCCAGACAACGCTCAAACTCTATTTTATATTGTCAGAGCTTTCACATCACTGATGTGATTCAACAGTAAGGTTCGATCAGCGACAATCCCGATTGTATTCTGAGTCGGTAATGTAATATATTGATATGAGCACCACCTCTATAGGCAGATGACGgtacctatgtttatttatttaaaatagaatgTTCGATACCCAGAACTACTAGATATCTCTTAGTACATGTATAGGAGTCTACCTACATTGACAGAAAAATACACAttatacattttacattatttaacatgattttcttttcatcgattaattaaagaaaaccaTAACATTTAACATAAACGGTAACGGTTaacaaaagaacaatgtcaggtttcggcccacctaatcaacttttaaaagtaaattctcacggacacaaagttctttactacaaaaatttaaatataaaatatttaattgttatctagaacttttcaaataaaaatatcatattattttgtttatcgagttcaggtttttcgttttaataatttggaataatttggttttgagaagttcaatgcaaaagtggaaaacatagaaaagcttctgacattaaactacacaaaaaactgtaagaattttcactgtacatgaaatatttttattgagcctaagttactatggacgtctgacattgttctttaaagTCCTCTTTAAAAACCACTTGACAAACGATCAAAACAAGATTCAGCACGCATTTgggtaaatgttatttataaactatgaaattattttggttcttttattttatttatatttttatacttaaccgtcaaatccgtagcggaccccaatcggatTCTGTAggccaagcacgaatatctaacgtattcgtatcgacaatgtatcgaggcctcgattcgaaaacggagtttgtcgatagtaggcagcacgaaccacattcgaagcactatcgaacactcgattcgaattctaatgtgacgtcatgcaaatgtaaatagggaCGCGCCATAGTGAGCAAAATGAACGAATGTTGAATGAATCGTGCGTTCGAAAACTAActctagttattaatatttttttcacctttgattaaacgttttattattattaaattataataaaaactgaatgttaTATAAAGAAGAgacccaaagttaattattagacattataaaatggcattatctttagcaatataacatagttacggagatttttttttttttaaatgacgtgtaccgaacgcacccacttgacatccgacgcgcgtaatggcgccaaatttgtttatgttttgctacacaacaaaagtatttctgtttttttttgctacaaagtgcttttaatataataaataattatgcgaACCAGTCAGACGCAGTATGAAATGATGGTGGAATTCATGGAAgcgtgagtaaacagttttaataagtttgagtggcataaactttagtgtgaagtattttaagtgcaatgctatttctatTCCAGAAACGGAGATTTGTCAAAACCTTCAGGCGGCCCACGAGGTCGCAATTTCATAAATATGAAATGGAAGGAGTTGTCAAATCAATTAAATAGTGAAGGCACAGGCGAATCAAGGTCTGAGGAGAAATGGCGCAAGGTATGTTAACTCAAGTgacgctatttttttttgttgttggggCACTTGAATAAAGTCACTCTTAAGTGTCTGCTTTAATTAGTTAGGTATCCAATATCTTTGTGTGAAGTAAGTTTGTTTGGAATTCCTgcttaaataattgttttttaattcaagGTGTGGAgcgattacaaaaataattgcaagAAGAAGTGTGCCAAAATTAATAGGGCTGCTAGTGGCACTGGTGGAGGGCCAGCACTTCAATTATCCTTGACTGATTTAGAAAACCGAGTCATGCAGATAATTGGAGTGCAGGCAGCTACTGGCTTGGTGGTGGAAGAAGCAGGGTTTCAACGGGTTAgctacttacttacctatttttaaaattgtttttttttctttattaactagtaattattattttttaatttcaggaaGCTGCTGAAATTTCTCAACCATCAGAGATGAGAGTTCCTGATGCACATGTGGATGACTATGAAATAGGTAAATatgaattttacttttataataatttttttaaattaaattaaaacttttataaattaatcaatttatgtaaatatgtttaatGTGGTTACAAATATTTGCTATGTATGTTTATGCATCcataaattaggtacataaaagcATCATAATGTTTGTTCAATGTCaagtcttgaaaaaaaaatatttatacataaatccCAATaaatttatacataaaatatttagacaTAAATATCACATTACACAGTAAATGTTTTTTCTATGAGAACTCAAGTTTCTGCTAATAAGAAAAAGGCCTAGTcaaattaacattaataaaatgttttacagaTTGGAATATTCCGGGCACAAGTAGTCAGCCAACAGTGGCTCCCCCTAGACCGCCGAGTCCACGAGATGAAACCCCTGTTCTCCCATCCACTGATCCTCAAATACATGAAGAGGAGATGTGGAAACCACCACCACAAAAAAAAGCCAAACAACATAtaggaaaaatgtttttagaagCAGATAGAAAGGCAAAGGAGTATGCTAGAGAGCGTGATAGGGCCTATGAAGAATTAGAGAAAGAGCGGTTGCGGATTAGGACAGAAGAATTGAGAGTTAGAGAATTAGAGGTGAAAGAAAGGGTGAGACAAAGAGATGATGAATTGAGAGTGAGAGAATTAGAGATGCATGAAAGGGTGAGACAAAGAGATGATGAATTGCGATTACAGGCTAAATGGTTGGACTTTATGAAAGAGGCTATGGAAGTTTTTGTAAGGTGtatggaaaaaaaaacttagattaaggttattttttaattgttcaaaaatgcaatttttaaaattattaataaagaattaaAGTTATGAGTGTAATCTATTAATTCTATCTACTAAAATATTCCTCATCGCCCTTCCCCTAATTAAGTCATCTCCTCCATTTTCCTGAAAAAGATGGtcagaaaaagataaagatatgtTTTGGAGTTCTTCTGGTTCCGGTTCGGGTACGTTAAATTTTAGGGCTAAATTATGCAACACACTGCACGCAGTAATGATTTTTGCACATTTCTCCGGTCCATAGTGGAGTGTGCGATCTTTACATAAGCAACGCCATCGGTTTTTTAATCGGCCAAAAGTATTTTCTATAGCCACCCTCGTCTTTCCATGGACTGCTGTGTATTTGTATGCTGGAGTCCCTTCAGCAGCATCCGGAATTGGTGTCATTAACCAGGGGCGTTGTGGATAGCCGGAATCACctgtaaatattcaaaactttaatttttaaatattcaatctttttttattttcaattatcttGTAAACTAGCTGACCTAGCAAACTTTGTGTTCCCATATTTTTTAcccgatttttttaattattttagtttagtaaAAATCGTGTTCCTGACTAAAACGAACACAACAAAGAATTATCCAATTTACAGAATAGTCGTTTGAAAATTATACGTCTACATTAGATTACAATTACAAATATATTCggcaaatcaattttattatttatgtagatgGATGAATTTACTTGATTGTTACTAACCTAATAACCATACATGTTCATTATTTCGATGTAACTCCTGCATGTAGTTATTAGCTAGGCTATTTTCCCATATGAAAGCGTCGTGGGTGGCTCCTCCATATTTTGCATTCACATTTAGAATTCGGCCGTCACTATCACATAtctaaaataaagataaaaccaTTAGTAGGTACACTGGTATACCATAGTAAAGTGGTACATACATAATGCTAGTATGTTATTAGTAGTGCTCAATcgcatacatagttacaaaaaaCGAAATGCTTACCATTTGTACATTTaatgaatgaaaatgttttctacaataaaataaatgttcaattTCTTTCCTGGGTGTAAAAATATGGAAATGGCATCCATCAATGCATCCTATAACTCCAGGAAAACCGTACTTCGCAAAAAAGCTgtaagacaaaaataaatatattttaataggcAATCATATGTTAGTAttagaaattaatgttaaaaagtATACAATAACACTATGTTTTAAACGTacttctacaaaaaaaatacttagataCATTTCCCCTCATAGATACCTATCACAATGTTCATACTAACTTGCTTTTTACTAGGTCTCTTTCAGCTCGAGTACTGGGGAATCTTATAAAGGTGTTAAGGATTGCAGGAGTTACAAGAGCATCAGTGACTTCCTTCACACATTTGCTCACTGTTGTTTGGCCCAAATATTTAGCCATTCCCACTATTCGCTGATATGAACCATTGGCATAAAAAGATAATGCACAAAGAAcctgaaacataaaatatttacttatttgattttaagGATGTAACAATTTACTATTAGCTTTATAGATACCTATTTTGTCATATTAAATAAGTTGCAATTCGGTATACACTTCCATTTCAATACTGAAATACAAGTAGAAGATATtgaataggtatatttatgtagaatctaagtggttaggtacctaccttaagTTCTAGACTAATTCTAGAACTCGATGTTAatgatgttttatgtttaagttGCTCACAGAGGAACTTAAAAGCTTCTTTATTTAGGCgatatctatttttaaattcggtttcatttatgtccagtgggttaattctattcctaagttttgctctgcgcgtaatttctctacaatgattaaaaataaacatataattaactcaatttttttcaaacacattaattcaataggtacgcaaataaataaaatatgatttaattacttaccttgtttctcgtgattgatatccataattttctattaaatttgccgccaaaaa
Above is a window of Helicoverpa zea isolate HzStark_Cry1AcR chromosome 1, ilHelZeax1.1, whole genome shotgun sequence DNA encoding:
- the LOC124631201 gene encoding putative nuclease HARBI1, which codes for MQRPPLYERSTAYYFLAANLIENYGYQSRETREITRRAKLRNRINPLDINETEFKNRYRLNKEAFKFLCEQLKHKTSLTSSSRISLELKVLCALSFYANGSYQRIVGMAKYLGQTTVSKCVKEVTDALVTPAILNTFIRFPSTRAERDLVKSNFFAKYGFPGVIGCIDGCHFHIFTPRKEIEHLFYCRKHFHSLNVQMICDSDGRILNVNAKYGGATHDAFIWENSLANNYMQELHRNNEHVWLLGDSGYPQRPWLMTPIPDAAEGTPAYKYTAVHGKTRVAIENTFGRLKNRWRCLCKDRTLHYGPEKCAKIITACSVLHNLALKFNVPEPEPEELQNISLSFSDHLFQENGGDDLIRGRAMRNILVDRINRLHS
- the LOC124631209 gene encoding uncharacterized protein LOC124631209 → MRTSQTQYEMMVEFMEANGDLSKPSGGPRGRNFINMKWKELSNQLNSEGTGESRSEEKWRKVWSDYKNNCKKKCAKINRAASGTGGGPALQLSLTDLENRVMQIIGVQAATGLVVEEAGFQREAAEISQPSEMRVPDAHVDDYEIDWNIPGTSSQPTVAPPRPPSPRDETPVLPSTDPQIHEEEMWKPPPQKKAKQHIGKMFLEADRKAKEYARERDRAYEELEKERLRIRTEELRVRELEVKERVRQRDDELRVRELEMHERVRQRDDELRLQAKWLDFMKEAMEVFVRCMEKKT